Proteins encoded by one window of Yersinia massiliensis:
- the nusG gene encoding transcription termination/antitermination protein NusG, translating into MSEAPKKRWYVVQAFSGFEGRVAQSLREHIKLHDMEELFGEVMVPTEEVVEIRGGQRRKSERKFFPGYVLVQMVMNDASWHLVRSVPRVMGFIGGTSDRPAPISDKEVDAIMNRLQQVGDKPRPKTLFEPGELVRVSDGPFADFNGVVEEVDYEKSRLKVSVSIFGRATPVELDFSQVEKG; encoded by the coding sequence ATGTCTGAAGCACCAAAAAAGCGTTGGTACGTCGTTCAGGCGTTTTCCGGTTTTGAAGGCCGTGTAGCTCAATCGCTGCGCGAGCACATCAAGTTACATGACATGGAAGAGCTGTTTGGCGAAGTCATGGTTCCAACGGAAGAAGTCGTCGAAATTCGTGGTGGTCAACGCCGCAAAAGTGAACGCAAATTCTTCCCAGGCTATGTACTGGTCCAGATGGTGATGAACGATGCCAGCTGGCACCTAGTGCGTAGTGTGCCACGTGTCATGGGCTTTATCGGTGGTACATCCGATCGCCCTGCACCAATCAGCGATAAAGAAGTTGATGCGATCATGAATCGCCTTCAGCAAGTGGGTGATAAGCCCCGTCCTAAAACGCTGTTTGAACCAGGTGAGCTGGTACGTGTTAGCGATGGTCCGTTTGCTGACTTTAACGGTGTTGTTGAAGAAGTTGATTATGAAAAGAGCCGCTTAAAAGTGTCTGTTTCCATTTTTGGTCGTGCAACACCGGTCGAACTTGATTTCAGTCAAGTAGAAAAAGGCTGA
- the rpoC gene encoding DNA-directed RNA polymerase subunit beta' — protein sequence MKDLLKFLKAQTKTEEFDAIKIALASPDMIRSWSFGEVKKPETINYRTFKPERDGLFCARIFGPVKDYECLCGKYKRLKHRGVICEKCGVEVTQTKVRRERMGHIELASPTAHIWFLKSLPSRIGLLLDMPLRDIERVLYFESYVVIEGGMTNLERRQILTEEQYLDALEEFGDEFDAKMGAEAIQALLKNMDLEAECEILREELNETNSETKRKKLTKRIKLLEAFVQSGNKPEWMILTVLPVLPPDLRPLVPLDGGRFATSDLNDLYRRVINRNNRLKRLLDLAAPDIIVRNEKRMLQEAVDALLDNGRRGRAITGSNKRPLKSLADMIKGKQGRFRQNLLGKRVDYSGRSVITVGPYLRLHQCGLPKKMALELFKPFIYGKLELRGLATTIKAAKKMVEREEAVVWDILDEVIREHPVLLNRAPTLHRLGIQAFEPVLIEGKAIQLHPLVCAAYNADFDGDQMAVHVPLTLEAQLEARALMMSTNNILSPANGEPIIVPSQDVVLGLYYMTRDCVNAKGEGMVLTGPKEAERIYRAGLASLHARVKVRITEEIRNIEGESTTRTSIIDTTIGRAILWMIVPKGLPYSIVNQPLGKKAISKMLNTCYRILGLKPTVIFADQIMYTGFAYAARSGASVGIDDMVIPDAKAGIIEEAETEVAEIQEQFQSGLVTAGERYNKVIDIWAAANERVAKAMMDNLSVEDVVNSKGEVEQQVSFNSIFMMADSGARGSAAQIRQLAGMRGLMAKPDGSIIETPITANFREGLNVLQYFISTHGARKGLADTALKTANSGYLTRRLVDVAQDLVVTEDDCGTHNGIVMTPVIEGGDVKEPLRDRVLGRVTAEEVIKPGTADILVPRNTLLDEKWCDLLEDNSVDSVKVRSVVSCETDFGVCANCYGRDLARGHIINKGEAVGVIAAQSIGEPGTQLTMRTFHIGGAASRAAAESSIQVKNKGTLKLSNVKFVTNAAGKLVITSRNTELKLIDEFGRTKESYKVPYGAVMGKGDGAEVQGGETVANWDPHIMPVVTEVSGFIRFADMVDGQTITRQTDELTGLSSLVVLDSAERTGSGKDLRPALKIVDAKGNDVLIPGTDMPAQYFLPGKAIVQLEDGIQIGAGDTLARIPQESSGTKDITGGLPRVADLFEARRPKEPAILAEISGIISFGKETKGKRRLVISPLDGSDAYEEMIPKWRQLNVFEGEIVERGDVVSDGPESPHDILRLRGVHAVTRYITNEVQEVYRLQGVKINDKHIEVIVRQMLRKGTIVDAGGTDFLEGEQAEMSRVKIANRQLAAEGKIEATFTRDLLGITKASLATESFISAASFQETTRVLTEAAVAGKRDELRGLKENVIVGRLIPAGTGYAYHQDRARRKALGEVPVVPQVSADEATANLAELLNAGFGNSKD from the coding sequence GTGAAAGACTTATTAAAGTTTCTGAAAGCGCAAACTAAGACCGAAGAGTTTGATGCGATCAAAATTGCTCTGGCATCGCCAGACATGATCCGTTCTTGGTCGTTCGGCGAAGTGAAAAAGCCGGAAACCATTAACTACCGTACGTTCAAACCAGAACGTGACGGCCTTTTCTGCGCCCGTATCTTTGGCCCAGTAAAAGATTACGAATGCCTGTGCGGTAAGTACAAGCGTTTGAAACACCGCGGTGTTATCTGTGAGAAATGCGGCGTTGAAGTGACTCAAACTAAAGTACGCCGTGAGCGTATGGGTCACATCGAACTGGCTTCTCCAACTGCGCACATCTGGTTCCTGAAATCCTTGCCTTCGCGCATCGGTTTGCTGCTGGATATGCCATTACGTGACATCGAACGTGTTCTGTACTTCGAATCCTATGTGGTTATCGAAGGCGGCATGACCAACCTAGAACGTCGCCAGATCCTGACTGAAGAGCAGTATCTGGATGCGTTGGAAGAGTTTGGTGATGAGTTCGACGCGAAAATGGGCGCCGAAGCTATCCAAGCCTTGTTGAAAAACATGGATCTGGAAGCTGAGTGCGAGATCCTGCGCGAAGAATTGAACGAAACAAATTCTGAAACCAAGCGTAAGAAGCTGACCAAGCGTATCAAGCTGCTGGAAGCGTTTGTCCAATCTGGTAACAAGCCAGAGTGGATGATCCTGACCGTGCTGCCTGTGTTGCCGCCAGATCTGCGTCCATTGGTTCCATTGGATGGCGGTCGCTTTGCGACTTCTGATCTGAACGATTTGTATCGTCGCGTGATCAACCGTAACAACCGTCTGAAGCGCCTGCTGGACTTGGCTGCACCTGACATCATCGTACGTAACGAAAAGCGTATGCTGCAAGAAGCAGTAGATGCATTGCTGGATAACGGCCGTCGCGGTCGTGCAATTACCGGCTCTAACAAGCGTCCGTTGAAGTCACTGGCTGACATGATCAAAGGTAAGCAAGGTCGTTTCCGTCAGAACTTGCTGGGTAAACGTGTTGACTACTCAGGCCGTTCGGTTATTACCGTAGGTCCATACCTGCGTCTGCATCAGTGCGGTCTGCCGAAGAAAATGGCTCTTGAGCTGTTCAAACCGTTCATTTACGGCAAGCTGGAACTGCGTGGTCTTGCGACTACCATCAAAGCAGCCAAGAAAATGGTTGAACGTGAAGAAGCGGTTGTTTGGGATATCTTGGATGAAGTTATCCGTGAACACCCAGTGCTGCTGAACCGTGCACCAACCCTTCACCGTTTGGGTATCCAAGCGTTTGAACCGGTTCTGATCGAAGGTAAGGCAATCCAGTTGCACCCATTGGTTTGTGCGGCATATAACGCCGACTTCGATGGTGACCAAATGGCTGTTCACGTACCGCTAACACTGGAAGCTCAGTTAGAAGCGCGTGCGTTAATGATGTCTACCAACAACATTCTGTCACCAGCGAACGGCGAGCCAATCATCGTTCCTTCACAGGACGTTGTATTGGGTCTGTATTACATGACCCGTGACTGTGTTAACGCCAAAGGCGAAGGCATGGTTCTGACTGGCCCGAAAGAAGCTGAGCGTATTTACCGCGCTGGCCTAGCATCTTTGCATGCACGGGTAAAAGTCCGTATTACTGAAGAAATCCGTAATATCGAAGGCGAAAGTACAACACGCACCAGCATTATCGATACGACTATCGGCCGTGCCATTTTGTGGATGATTGTCCCGAAAGGCCTGCCTTACTCTATCGTTAACCAACCGTTGGGTAAAAAAGCCATTTCTAAGATGCTGAACACCTGTTACCGCATCTTGGGCTTGAAACCAACCGTTATCTTTGCTGACCAGATCATGTACACCGGTTTTGCTTACGCAGCACGCTCAGGCGCCTCTGTAGGTATCGATGACATGGTTATCCCAGATGCGAAAGCAGGGATCATCGAAGAAGCTGAAACCGAAGTTGCCGAGATTCAGGAACAGTTCCAATCCGGTCTGGTGACTGCGGGTGAACGTTATAACAAAGTGATCGATATCTGGGCTGCGGCTAACGAACGTGTTGCTAAAGCGATGATGGATAACTTGTCTGTCGAAGACGTCGTCAACAGTAAAGGCGAAGTTGAGCAGCAGGTTTCCTTCAACAGCATCTTTATGATGGCCGACTCCGGTGCGCGTGGTTCTGCAGCACAGATTCGTCAGCTAGCTGGGATGCGTGGCCTGATGGCTAAACCAGATGGCTCGATCATTGAAACGCCAATCACCGCGAACTTCCGTGAAGGGTTGAACGTACTTCAGTACTTCATCTCAACGCACGGTGCTCGTAAAGGTTTGGCGGATACCGCATTGAAGACTGCGAACTCCGGTTACCTGACTCGTCGTTTGGTTGACGTGGCACAGGATCTGGTTGTGACTGAAGATGACTGTGGTACTCATAACGGTATCGTTATGACACCAGTTATCGAAGGTGGTGATGTTAAAGAGCCACTGCGCGATCGCGTTCTGGGTCGTGTGACCGCTGAAGAAGTTATCAAGCCGGGTACGGCTGATATTCTGGTTCCGCGTAACACCCTGTTGGATGAAAAATGGTGTGATCTGTTAGAAGATAACTCCGTCGACAGCGTCAAAGTTCGTTCAGTTGTAAGCTGTGAAACCGATTTCGGTGTGTGTGCTAACTGCTATGGTCGCGACCTGGCACGTGGTCACATCATCAACAAAGGTGAAGCAGTGGGTGTTATTGCAGCACAGTCCATCGGTGAGCCAGGTACACAGCTTACGATGCGTACGTTCCACATCGGTGGTGCGGCATCTCGTGCGGCAGCAGAATCCAGCATTCAGGTTAAGAACAAAGGCACGCTGAAACTGAGCAACGTCAAGTTCGTGACCAATGCAGCAGGCAAGCTGGTTATTACTTCTCGTAATACTGAGCTGAAGCTGATCGACGAATTCGGTCGGACTAAAGAAAGCTACAAAGTGCCTTATGGTGCCGTAATGGGCAAAGGCGATGGTGCAGAAGTTCAGGGCGGCGAAACCGTTGCTAACTGGGATCCGCACATCATGCCAGTTGTGACCGAAGTGAGTGGCTTCATTCGCTTTGCGGACATGGTTGACGGCCAGACCATTACTCGCCAGACCGACGAACTGACTGGTTTGTCTTCTCTGGTGGTTCTGGATTCAGCAGAGCGTACCGGTAGCGGTAAAGACCTGCGTCCAGCACTGAAAATTGTTGATGCCAAAGGCAACGACGTATTGATCCCAGGTACTGATATGCCTGCTCAATACTTCCTGCCAGGTAAAGCGATTGTACAGTTGGAAGACGGCATTCAGATCGGCGCAGGTGATACCTTGGCGCGTATTCCGCAAGAATCAAGCGGTACCAAGGATATTACCGGTGGTCTGCCACGTGTTGCTGACTTGTTCGAAGCACGTCGTCCGAAAGAGCCTGCAATCCTGGCTGAAATCAGCGGGATCATCTCGTTCGGTAAAGAGACCAAAGGCAAGCGTCGTTTGGTGATCTCACCGTTGGATGGTAGCGATGCATACGAAGAGATGATTCCGAAATGGCGTCAGCTCAACGTGTTCGAAGGTGAAATTGTAGAACGCGGTGACGTGGTCTCCGACGGCCCAGAATCTCCACATGACATTCTGCGTCTTCGTGGTGTTCACGCGGTTACCCGTTACATCACCAACGAAGTGCAGGAAGTTTACCGTCTGCAAGGCGTTAAGATTAACGATAAACACATCGAAGTTATCGTTCGTCAGATGTTGCGTAAAGGCACCATCGTTGACGCTGGTGGCACCGACTTCCTGGAAGGCGAGCAGGCAGAAATGTCTCGCGTTAAAATCGCTAACCGTCAGCTGGCAGCAGAAGGCAAAATTGAGGCTACGTTCACACGTGACCTGCTGGGTATCACCAAGGCATCCTTGGCGACCGAGTCCTTTATCTCTGCAGCGTCGTTCCAGGAAACCACGCGCGTTCTTACTGAAGCGGCAGTTGCCGGTAAACGTGATGAACTGCGCGGCCTGAAAGAGAACGTTATCGTGGGCCGTCTGATTCCAGCCGGTACCGGTTACGCATATCATCAGGATCGTGCGCGCCGTAAAGCGCTGGGTGAAGTGCCTGTTGTTCCGCAAGTTAGCGCGGATGAAGCAACAGCTAACTTGGCTGAATTGCTTAACGCTGGTTTCGGTAACAGCAAAGACTAA
- the rpoB gene encoding DNA-directed RNA polymerase subunit beta encodes MVYSYTEKKRIRKDFGKRPQVLDIPYLLSIQLDSFQKFIEQDPEGQHGLEAAFRSVFPIQSYSGNSELQYVSYRLGEPVFDVKECQIRGVTYSAPLRVKLRLVIYEREAPEGTVKDIKEQEVYMGEIPLMTDNGTFVINGTERVIVSQLHRSPGVFFDSDKGKTHSSGKVLYNARIIPYRGSWLDFEFDPKDNLFVRIDRRRKLPATIILRALNFTTPQILDLFFDKVVFEIRDNKLQMELVPERLRGETASFDIEANGKIYVEKARRITARHIRQLEKDGIDRIEVPVEYIAGKVVAKDYIDENTGELICAANMELSLDLLAKLSQSGHKQIETLFTNDLDHGAYISETLRVDPTSDRLSALVEIYRMMRPGEPPTREAAENLFENLFFSEDRYDLSAVGRMKFNRSLLRDEIEGSGILSKEDITEVMKKLIDIRNGKGEVDDIDHLGNRRIRSVGEMAENQFRVGLVRVERAVKERLSLGDLDTLMPQDMINAKPISAAVKEFFGSSQLSQFMDQNNPLSEITHKRRISALGPGGLTRERAGFEVRDVHPTHYGRVCPIETPEGPNIGLINSLSVYAQTNEYGFLETPYRRVRDGLVTDEINYLSAIEEGNFVIAQANSNLDEDGRFIEDLVTCRSKGESSLFSRDQVDYMDVSTQQVVSVGASLIPFLEHDDANRALMGANMQRQAVPTLRADKPLVGTGMERAVAVDSGVTSVAKRGGTVQYVDASRIVIKVNEDEMYPGEAGIDIYNLTKYTRSNQNTCINQMPCVNLGEPIERGDVLADGPSTDLGELALGQNMRVAFMPWNGYNFEDSILVSERVVQEDRFTTIHIQELACVSRDTKLGPEEITADIPNVGEAALSKLDESGIVYIGAEVTGGDILVGKVTPKGETQLTPEEKLLRAIFGEKASDVKDSSLRVPNGVSGTVIDVQVFTRDGVEKDKRALEIEEMQLKQAKKDLTEELQILEAGLFARIHAVLVSGGIEADKLSKLPRDRWLELGLTDEDKQNQLEQLAEQYDEMKSEFEKKMDAKRRKITQGDDLAPGVLKIVKVYLAVKRQIQPGDKMAGRHGNKGVISKINPIEDMPYDENGTPVDIVLNPLGVPSRMNIGQILETHLGMAAKGIGEKINAMLKKQEEVAKLREFIQKAYDLGDNVCQKVDLSTFTDDEVMRLAENLKKGMPIATPVFDGAKETEIKELLKLGGLPTSGQITLFDGRTGEQFERQVTVGYMYMLKLNHLVDDKMHARSTGSYSLVTQQPLGGKAQFGGQRFGEMEVWALEAYGAAYTLQEMLTVKSDDVNGRTKMYKNIVDGDHRMEPGMPESFNVLLKEIRSLGINIELEEE; translated from the coding sequence ATGGTTTACTCCTATACCGAGAAAAAACGTATTCGTAAGGATTTTGGTAAACGTCCACAAGTCTTGGACATACCTTATCTCCTTTCTATTCAACTTGACTCGTTCCAGAAGTTCATCGAGCAAGATCCCGAAGGGCAGCACGGCCTAGAAGCAGCATTCCGTTCTGTTTTTCCAATCCAGAGCTACAGCGGCAATTCGGAGCTGCAATACGTTAGCTACCGTCTTGGTGAGCCTGTATTTGACGTCAAAGAGTGCCAGATCCGTGGTGTGACTTATTCCGCACCGCTGCGCGTTAAATTACGCCTGGTTATCTATGAGCGCGAAGCTCCGGAAGGTACGGTTAAAGACATCAAAGAACAAGAAGTCTACATGGGTGAAATTCCACTCATGACCGATAACGGTACCTTTGTCATTAACGGTACTGAGAGGGTTATCGTATCTCAGCTGCACCGTAGTCCTGGCGTATTCTTTGACAGCGATAAGGGTAAAACCCATTCATCGGGTAAAGTGCTGTATAACGCACGTATCATCCCTTACCGCGGTTCATGGTTAGATTTCGAGTTTGACCCGAAAGATAACCTGTTTGTCCGTATCGACCGTCGTCGTAAATTGCCTGCAACTATCATTCTGCGTGCATTGAATTTCACCACCCCACAGATCTTGGATCTGTTCTTTGACAAAGTGGTCTTTGAAATTCGTGACAACAAGCTGCAGATGGAATTGGTTCCAGAGCGTCTGCGCGGTGAAACGGCATCCTTTGATATTGAAGCGAATGGCAAGATTTACGTCGAGAAAGCGCGTCGTATTACTGCTCGCCATATTCGCCAGCTTGAAAAAGACGGCATTGATCGCATCGAAGTTCCGGTTGAATACATTGCCGGTAAAGTCGTCGCAAAAGACTATATCGATGAGAACACTGGCGAACTGATCTGTGCAGCCAACATGGAGCTGTCACTGGATCTGTTGGCTAAGCTGAGCCAGTCTGGCCACAAGCAAATCGAAACATTGTTCACCAACGACTTGGATCACGGTGCTTATATCTCCGAGACCCTGCGTGTTGACCCAACTAGCGATCGTCTTAGCGCTTTGGTTGAGATTTACCGCATGATGCGTCCTGGTGAGCCGCCAACACGTGAAGCAGCTGAAAATCTGTTCGAGAACTTGTTCTTCTCTGAAGACCGCTATGACTTGTCTGCGGTTGGCCGGATGAAGTTCAACCGTTCCCTGCTGCGTGACGAGATCGAAGGTTCCGGTATCCTGAGCAAAGAAGACATCACTGAAGTGATGAAAAAGCTTATCGATATCCGTAACGGTAAAGGCGAAGTGGATGATATCGACCACTTAGGCAACCGTCGTATTCGTTCTGTTGGTGAAATGGCTGAAAACCAGTTCCGCGTAGGTCTGGTTCGTGTTGAGCGTGCAGTTAAAGAGCGTTTGTCTCTGGGTGACCTCGACACATTGATGCCACAGGACATGATCAACGCCAAGCCAATTTCGGCAGCGGTGAAAGAGTTCTTTGGTTCTAGCCAATTGTCACAATTTATGGACCAGAACAACCCGTTGTCTGAAATCACGCATAAGCGTCGTATTTCTGCATTGGGCCCGGGCGGTTTGACCCGTGAACGTGCTGGCTTTGAAGTTCGAGACGTTCATCCGACTCACTATGGTCGTGTATGTCCAATCGAAACGCCAGAAGGTCCAAACATCGGTCTGATCAACTCCTTGTCTGTATACGCACAGACTAACGAGTATGGTTTCCTGGAAACGCCATATCGTCGCGTGCGTGACGGTCTGGTGACTGATGAAATCAACTATCTGTCTGCTATTGAAGAAGGCAACTTCGTTATCGCTCAGGCGAACTCCAACTTGGACGAAGATGGCCGCTTCATTGAAGACTTAGTCACTTGTCGTAGCAAAGGCGAATCAAGCCTGTTCAGCCGCGATCAAGTTGACTACATGGACGTTTCCACTCAACAGGTGGTGTCCGTTGGTGCTTCTCTGATTCCATTCTTGGAACACGATGACGCCAACCGTGCCTTGATGGGTGCGAACATGCAACGTCAGGCAGTTCCAACTCTACGTGCTGATAAGCCGTTAGTAGGGACTGGTATGGAACGTGCGGTAGCTGTTGACTCAGGGGTAACCTCTGTAGCCAAGCGTGGCGGTACTGTTCAGTACGTTGATGCATCCCGTATCGTTATCAAAGTTAACGAAGACGAGATGTACCCAGGCGAAGCAGGCATTGATATTTATAACCTGACCAAATACACCCGTTCTAACCAGAACACCTGTATCAACCAGATGCCGTGTGTCAATCTGGGTGAGCCAATCGAGCGCGGCGACGTGCTGGCAGATGGCCCATCAACAGATTTGGGCGAACTGGCATTGGGTCAGAACATGCGCGTAGCGTTCATGCCTTGGAACGGTTACAACTTCGAAGACTCCATTTTAGTCTCCGAGCGCGTGGTGCAAGAAGATCGCTTCACAACCATTCATATTCAGGAATTGGCATGTGTGTCTCGTGACACCAAGTTAGGGCCTGAAGAGATCACTGCTGACATCCCTAACGTGGGTGAAGCTGCGCTCTCCAAATTGGATGAATCCGGTATCGTGTATATCGGTGCTGAAGTGACTGGCGGCGATATTCTGGTCGGTAAAGTGACACCTAAAGGTGAAACTCAGCTGACCCCAGAAGAGAAGCTGTTACGTGCGATCTTCGGTGAGAAAGCGTCTGATGTTAAAGACTCTTCTCTGCGTGTACCAAACGGTGTTTCCGGTACGGTTATTGACGTGCAGGTCTTTACTCGCGATGGCGTAGAAAAAGATAAGCGTGCGTTAGAAATCGAAGAAATGCAGTTGAAGCAGGCTAAGAAAGACCTGACTGAAGAATTGCAGATCTTGGAAGCGGGCCTGTTTGCACGTATCCATGCAGTGCTGGTTTCTGGTGGCATTGAAGCTGACAAGCTGAGCAAGTTACCACGTGATCGCTGGCTGGAACTGGGCCTGACCGACGAAGACAAGCAAAACCAACTGGAACAGTTGGCAGAGCAGTACGACGAAATGAAATCCGAATTCGAGAAGAAGATGGATGCCAAGCGTCGTAAGATCACCCAAGGTGATGATTTGGCACCAGGCGTGCTGAAGATCGTCAAGGTGTATCTGGCCGTTAAACGTCAGATTCAACCGGGTGACAAAATGGCCGGTCGTCACGGTAACAAAGGTGTTATCTCCAAGATTAACCCGATCGAAGATATGCCTTACGATGAAAACGGTACGCCGGTAGACATCGTTCTGAACCCGCTGGGCGTACCATCGCGTATGAACATCGGTCAGATTTTGGAAACCCACTTAGGGATGGCAGCGAAAGGCATTGGCGAGAAAATCAACGCCATGCTGAAAAAGCAGGAAGAAGTTGCCAAACTGCGTGAGTTTATCCAGAAAGCCTACGATCTGGGTGACAACGTTTGTCAGAAAGTTGATCTGAGCACCTTCACCGATGACGAAGTTATGCGTCTGGCTGAAAACCTGAAAAAAGGTATGCCAATCGCAACGCCAGTCTTCGATGGTGCCAAAGAGACTGAAATCAAGGAACTGTTAAAGCTGGGTGGCCTGCCAACTTCTGGTCAGATTACTCTGTTTGACGGCCGTACCGGTGAGCAGTTCGAGCGCCAGGTTACTGTCGGCTACATGTATATGCTGAAACTGAACCACTTGGTTGATGACAAAATGCATGCGCGTTCTACCGGTTCTTACAGCCTGGTTACTCAGCAGCCGCTGGGTGGTAAGGCTCAGTTCGGTGGTCAGCGCTTCGGTGAGATGGAAGTGTGGGCGTTGGAAGCTTATGGCGCCGCGTACACATTGCAGGAAATGCTTACCGTCAAGTCCGACGATGTAAACGGCCGTACCAAGATGTACAAAAACATCGTGGATGGCGATCACCGTATGGAACCAGGCATGCCGGAATCCTTCAACGTATTGTTGAAAGAGATCCGCTCGCTGGGCATCAATATCGAGCTGGAAGAAGAGTAA
- the rplJ gene encoding 50S ribosomal protein L10, with translation MALNLQGKQAIVAEVKEVAKGALSAVVADSRGVTVDKMTELRKAGREAGVHMQVVRNTLLRRIVEGTPFECLKDTFVGPTLIAFSTEHPGAAARLFKAFAKDNAKFEVKAAAFEGELIPAAQIDRLATLPTYEEAIARLMGTMKEAAAGKLVRTLAALRDQKEAEAA, from the coding sequence ATGGCACTAAATCTTCAAGGCAAACAAGCGATTGTTGCTGAAGTTAAAGAAGTAGCCAAAGGTGCGCTGTCTGCGGTTGTTGCGGATTCTCGTGGCGTTACCGTTGATAAAATGACTGAACTGCGTAAAGCAGGTCGTGAAGCAGGCGTTCACATGCAAGTTGTTCGTAACACCTTGCTGCGTCGCATTGTTGAAGGCACTCCATTCGAATGCCTGAAAGACACGTTTGTTGGTCCAACCTTGATTGCATTCTCTACTGAGCACCCGGGCGCAGCTGCTCGTTTGTTCAAAGCATTTGCTAAAGATAATGCAAAATTTGAGGTTAAAGCAGCAGCCTTTGAAGGCGAGTTAATCCCTGCGGCTCAAATCGACCGCCTGGCAACTCTGCCGACCTACGAAGAAGCAATCGCACGTCTGATGGGAACCATGAAAGAAGCCGCTGCTGGCAAATTGGTTCGTACACTGGCTGCGCTGCGTGACCAGAAAGAAGCTGAAGCGGCATAA
- the rplK gene encoding 50S ribosomal protein L11, translated as MAKKVQAYVKLQVAAGMANPSPPVGPALGQQGVNIMEFCKAFNAKTESIEKGLPIPVVITVYSDRSFTFVTKTPPAAVLLKKAAGIKSGSGKPNKDKVGTVTSAQVREIAETKAADMTGASIDDMMRSIEGTARSMGLVVEG; from the coding sequence ATGGCTAAGAAAGTACAAGCCTATGTCAAGCTGCAAGTAGCAGCTGGTATGGCGAACCCAAGTCCACCAGTTGGTCCAGCTTTGGGTCAACAAGGTGTTAACATCATGGAATTCTGTAAGGCGTTCAATGCTAAGACTGAAAGCATTGAGAAAGGTCTGCCGATCCCTGTTGTTATTACTGTTTATTCTGACCGCTCATTCACTTTCGTTACTAAAACCCCGCCAGCAGCAGTTCTGCTGAAAAAAGCGGCAGGTATTAAGTCTGGTTCTGGCAAGCCGAACAAAGACAAAGTAGGGACTGTGACCAGTGCTCAGGTTCGTGAAATCGCAGAAACCAAAGCTGCGGATATGACTGGTGCTTCAATTGACGACATGATGCGTTCAATCGAAGGTACTGCTCGTTCCATGGGCCTGGTAGTGGAGGGTTAA
- the rplA gene encoding 50S ribosomal protein L1, whose protein sequence is MAKLTKRMRVIRDKVDVTKQYDINEAVALLKELATAKFVESVDVAVNLGIDARKSDQNVRGATVLPHGTGRSVRVAVFAQGANAEAAKEAGAELVGMEDLADQIKKGEMNFDVVIASPDAMRVVGQLGQILGPRGLMPNPKVGTVTPNVAEAVKNAKAGQVRYRNDKNGIIHTTIGKVDFDADKLKENLESLVVALKRAKPATAKGVYIKKISLSTTMGAGVAIDQSGLTAVVN, encoded by the coding sequence ATGGCTAAGCTGACCAAGCGCATGCGCGTGATCCGTGACAAAGTTGATGTTACTAAGCAATACGATATCAACGAAGCTGTTGCCCTGCTGAAAGAGCTGGCTACTGCTAAATTCGTAGAAAGCGTGGACGTTGCCGTTAATCTCGGTATCGATGCACGTAAATCTGACCAGAACGTTCGTGGTGCAACTGTGTTGCCACATGGTACTGGCCGTTCAGTACGTGTTGCTGTTTTCGCTCAGGGTGCAAACGCTGAAGCTGCGAAAGAAGCAGGCGCTGAATTGGTAGGTATGGAAGACCTGGCTGATCAAATCAAGAAAGGCGAAATGAACTTCGACGTTGTTATTGCTTCCCCAGATGCAATGCGCGTTGTTGGTCAATTGGGCCAAATCTTAGGTCCACGTGGCCTGATGCCAAACCCTAAAGTGGGTACTGTTACTCCTAACGTTGCTGAAGCTGTTAAGAATGCTAAAGCTGGTCAGGTTCGTTATCGTAACGACAAAAACGGTATTATCCACACTACCATTGGTAAAGTTGACTTCGACGCAGATAAGTTGAAAGAAAACTTAGAATCTCTGGTTGTTGCGCTGAAGCGTGCTAAACCTGCTACAGCGAAAGGCGTTTATATCAAGAAAATCAGCCTGTCCACCACTATGGGTGCTGGCGTTGCTATTGATCAAAGCGGCCTGACTGCAGTAGTGAACTAA
- the rplL gene encoding 50S ribosomal protein L7/L12, protein MSTITKDQILEGVAALSVMEIVELISAMEEKFGVSAAAVAAGPAAAAEAVEEQTEFNVVLASFGDNKVAVIKAVRGATGLGLKEAKDLVESAPAVLKEGVNKDEAESLKKELEAAGAAVEIK, encoded by the coding sequence ATGTCAACTATCACTAAAGACCAAATTCTGGAAGGCGTTGCAGCTCTGTCTGTAATGGAAATCGTTGAACTGATCTCTGCTATGGAAGAGAAATTCGGCGTTTCAGCTGCTGCTGTTGCTGCAGGTCCTGCTGCTGCTGCTGAAGCTGTAGAAGAACAAACTGAGTTCAACGTTGTTCTGGCTTCATTCGGCGACAACAAAGTTGCAGTAATCAAAGCTGTTCGCGGCGCAACTGGCCTGGGCTTGAAAGAAGCTAAAGACCTGGTTGAATCTGCACCTGCAGTTCTGAAAGAAGGCGTGAACAAAGATGAAGCTGAAAGCCTGAAGAAAGAACTCGAAGCAGCTGGTGCTGCTGTTGAGATCAAGTAA